A stretch of Thermococcus bergensis DNA encodes these proteins:
- a CDS encoding respiratory chain complex I subunit 1 family protein: MTPETLFYAIGMPIIGVFLGLVYKGIDRRVSARMTSRIGPPIRQPFWDVGKLLLKETVVPENAVRWIFNAMPILAFASSMTLLLYIPFGILRAPLEGYGDLVVILYLLTLQALAMAIGGFASGSPFSSVGAQREMVLMMSYEMPFAIVITGFALIYKSFSLSTIASTPVWSIVGPLGGLGVLLLLIAFLWVTPAELAKLPFDIAEAETEIAEGMLAEYSGRNLALFYLSDAVRGFAMIALEVVLFFPFTLSYLFGLNLSGAALYIAEGLWFLFKVLVLYILAVTLVRTSFARFRIEQASRIFWVYVNIIALLGVILIWAEVM; this comes from the coding sequence CTATAGGAATGCCAATAATAGGAGTATTCCTTGGGTTGGTGTACAAAGGTATTGACAGGAGAGTATCTGCAAGAATGACGTCAAGAATAGGGCCCCCAATAAGACAGCCCTTCTGGGATGTGGGTAAGTTACTCCTTAAAGAAACCGTTGTACCGGAAAACGCGGTAAGGTGGATTTTCAACGCAATGCCTATCCTGGCATTTGCTTCATCAATGACTCTCCTCCTTTATATCCCCTTCGGCATCTTAAGGGCACCTTTAGAAGGATACGGTGATCTGGTAGTAATCTTATATCTCTTAACTCTTCAGGCACTTGCAATGGCAATCGGTGGATTTGCCTCGGGAAGTCCGTTTTCTTCAGTGGGAGCACAGAGAGAAATGGTTCTAATGATGAGCTACGAAATGCCCTTTGCAATAGTTATAACGGGCTTTGCCCTGATTTACAAGAGTTTTTCATTGAGCACAATAGCCTCTACCCCCGTATGGAGCATTGTAGGTCCTTTGGGAGGATTGGGAGTTCTATTGCTCTTGATAGCATTCCTATGGGTAACTCCAGCAGAGTTGGCTAAGCTTCCGTTTGATATAGCCGAGGCTGAAACTGAAATAGCAGAAGGTATGCTTGCCGAGTACAGCGGAAGAAACCTTGCTTTGTTCTACCTTTCAGATGCAGTTAGGGGCTTTGCCATGATAGCCTTGGAGGTAGTTTTATTCTTCCCCTTCACATTGAGCTACCTGTTTGGCTTGAATCTTTCGGGAGCCGCTCTCTATATAGCTGAAGGTCTGTGGTTCCTCTTTAAAGTGCTGGTGCTTTATATTCTAGCGGTAACGCTGGTCAGGACATCCTTCGCAAGGTTCAGGATAGAGCAGGCATCGAGGATCTTTTGGGTATACGTGAACATAATAGCCCTGCTTGGAGTGATATTGATATGGGCGGAGGTGATGTGA
- a CDS encoding 4Fe-4S dicluster domain-containing protein, producing MPTKAMFLMIKQMLQRPFTNPFPVKHAPKDVTSLVEKIQKGEVKIHPPVPVPEGFRGKLHYDPERCIGCRLCITVCPANAMEWIPELRKIRHYVSRCMFCALCVDVCPGKKFPGEEKAVKALSMSDEFLIADYDKYSDNLIEEPPEAKEKGI from the coding sequence GTGCCAACAAAAGCAATGTTCCTAATGATAAAACAGATGCTTCAGAGGCCGTTTACAAATCCATTTCCGGTAAAGCACGCTCCAAAAGATGTGACATCGCTTGTTGAAAAGATCCAAAAAGGAGAAGTAAAGATACACCCTCCAGTTCCTGTTCCAGAAGGATTTAGGGGGAAGCTGCACTACGATCCCGAGAGATGCATTGGGTGCAGGCTGTGTATAACGGTATGCCCTGCAAACGCCATGGAATGGATTCCGGAGCTTAGGAAAATAAGGCACTATGTTTCCCGTTGCATGTTCTGTGCCCTCTGTGTGGATGTGTGTCCGGGCAAAAAGTTTCCGGGAGAGGAGAAGGCTGTAAAGGCACTATCTATGAGTGATGAATTCCTCATTGCCGACTACGACAAATACAGCGACAACCTTATAGAGGAACCACCTGAGGCTAAGGAAAAAGGTATTTAA
- a CDS encoding DUF72 domain-containing protein, translating into MILVGTCGFCEGKKRYFEDFSTVEVQQTFYKILQEKTLQKWRKEAPEDFVFSIKAFQGITHPPTSPTWRRSNVKPSRDVGLLRPTKKVFRYWELTLKEAEALGAKFILIQLPKSFKENEESFANAEKFFKQIERRDFEIAVELRGWSEKGIEKFVREFDLIDVTDPTLRKPTHGGVINYYRLHGAYQEGRIIYKHKYSEEELRVIAKKVKEWNKAESYVYFNNVYTLVPTTCEVV; encoded by the coding sequence ATGATACTCGTCGGAACGTGTGGTTTTTGTGAAGGCAAGAAGAGGTATTTTGAAGACTTCAGCACTGTAGAGGTTCAGCAAACTTTTTACAAGATCTTGCAGGAAAAGACCCTCCAAAAATGGAGAAAAGAAGCCCCAGAAGATTTTGTGTTTTCTATTAAGGCATTCCAGGGTATAACACATCCTCCCACTAGCCCCACATGGAGAAGGAGCAACGTAAAGCCATCCAGAGATGTGGGATTGTTAAGACCTACAAAGAAGGTTTTTAGGTACTGGGAGCTTACACTTAAAGAAGCTGAGGCGTTGGGAGCAAAGTTTATTCTGATTCAGCTCCCCAAGAGTTTTAAAGAAAATGAAGAAAGCTTTGCTAATGCAGAAAAATTCTTTAAGCAGATAGAAAGGAGGGATTTTGAAATTGCAGTTGAACTTAGAGGTTGGAGTGAAAAGGGAATAGAGAAATTCGTTAGGGAGTTTGATCTCATCGATGTCACAGACCCTACACTACGGAAACCCACTCATGGGGGAGTGATCAATTACTACCGCCTTCACGGAGCTTATCAGGAAGGAAGGATAATATACAAACACAAATACAGTGAAGAAGAGTTAAGGGTGATAGCCAAAAAAGTCAAAGAGTGGAACAAGGCAGAGAGCTACGTTTACTTCAACAACGTCTATACCCTAGTTCCCACCACCTGTGAAGTTGTATAA
- a CDS encoding IS982 family transposase (programmed frameshift), translating into MVVMNFQQEILIIKSEIYPIISKHYPKNTHREIISLYDLITFAILAHLHFNGVYKHAYRVLIEEMKLFPKIRYNKLTERLNRHEKLLLLAQEELFKKHAREYVRILDSKPIQTKELARKNRKDKEGSSEVISEKPAVGFVPSKKKFYYGYKLTCYSDGNLLALLSVDPANKHDVSVVREKFWVIVEEFSGCFLFLDKGYVSRELQEEFLKFGVVYTPVKRENQVSNLEEKKFYKYLSDFRRRIETLFSKFSEFLLRPSRSVSLRGLAVRILGAILAVNLDRLYNFTGGGN; encoded by the exons GTGGTTGTTATGAACTTTCAGCAGGAAATCCTGATCATAAAATCCGAAATCTATCCGATAATCAGCAAACACTACCCGAAAAACACTCACAGGGAAATAATCAGCCTCTACGACCTAATAACCTTCGCAATACTAGCACACTTGCACTTTAACGGAGTTTACAAGCACGCTTACAGAGTCCTAATCGAAGAAATGAAGCTGTTCCCCAAAATCAGGTACAACAAACTAACAGAACGCTTGAACAGGCACGAAAAACTCCTGCTCCTAGCGCAGGAAGAATTATTCAAAAAACACGCCAGAGAATACGTTAGAATACTGGACTCAAAGCCCATTCAGACCAAGGAGTTGGCCAGAAAAAACAGGAAGGATAAGGAGGGTTCTTCAGAAGTCATCTCTGAAAAGCCCGCAGTTGGGTTTGTTCCCTCTA AAAAAAAGTTTTACTATGGGTACAAGCTGACCTGTTACTCTGATGGAAATTTGCTGGCTTTGCTGTCCGTTGATCCGGCGAATAAGCATGATGTGAGTGTTGTCAGGGAAAAGTTCTGGGTGATTGTTGAGGAGTTTTCTGGCTGTTTTCTGTTTTTGGATAAGGGTTACGTTAGTAGAGAACTTCAGGAGGAATTCCTGAAGTTTGGCGTTGTTTACACGCCGGTGAAGCGGGAGAATCAGGTTAGTAATCTGGAGGAGAAGAAGTTTTACAAGTACTTGTCTGACTTTCGCAGGAGGATTGAGACTTTGTTTTCGAAGTTTTCTGAGTTTCTTCTGAGGCCGAGCAGGAGTGTTAGTTTGAGGGGGTTAGCTGTCAGGATTTTAGGGGCGATTCTGGCCGTGAATCTGGACAGATTATACAACTTCACAGGTGGTGGGAACTAG
- the gyaR gene encoding glyoxylate reductase has protein sequence MKPKVFITRQIPENGIKMIEEFYEIELWEDPKAPPREVLLEKVREVDALVTLVTDKVDEELLENAPRLRIIAQYAVGYDNIDIEGATKRGIYVTNTPGVLTDATADLAFALLLSVARRIVEADAFVRSGEWKKSEVGWHPLMFLGYGLKGKTLGIVGFGRIGQAMAKRARGFGMRIIYYSRTRKPEAEKEIDAEYVDFETLLKESDFISLHVPLTKETYHLIGEKELKLMKPNAILINTSRGAVVDTNALIKALKEGWIAGAGLDVFEEEPYYNEELFKLKNVVLAPHIGSATHEAREGMAELVAKNLIAFAKGEVPPNLVNKDVVKIRKPGFE, from the coding sequence ATGAAGCCTAAAGTGTTCATAACCCGACAAATTCCGGAAAATGGAATTAAGATGATCGAAGAATTCTACGAAATAGAACTCTGGGAGGATCCAAAAGCACCTCCACGGGAAGTGCTCTTAGAGAAAGTCAGAGAGGTCGATGCCCTAGTGACTCTTGTGACGGACAAAGTAGACGAGGAGCTGCTAGAAAACGCCCCCAGATTGAGGATAATAGCCCAGTATGCAGTCGGCTATGATAACATAGACATAGAAGGGGCTACAAAAAGAGGAATATACGTTACAAACACCCCCGGAGTCCTTACGGATGCAACGGCTGACCTTGCATTTGCCCTTCTTCTATCGGTTGCGAGGAGAATTGTAGAGGCTGATGCCTTTGTGAGGAGTGGCGAATGGAAGAAAAGCGAAGTCGGCTGGCATCCGCTAATGTTTTTAGGATATGGGCTGAAAGGAAAGACTTTGGGGATAGTGGGGTTTGGAAGAATTGGTCAGGCTATGGCAAAGAGAGCTAGAGGATTCGGGATGAGAATCATTTATTACTCAAGAACTCGCAAACCGGAGGCAGAAAAAGAAATTGATGCAGAATATGTAGACTTTGAAACCCTTTTGAAAGAGAGCGACTTTATAAGCCTTCACGTTCCCCTAACCAAAGAAACTTACCATCTGATAGGGGAGAAGGAGCTCAAGCTTATGAAGCCCAATGCAATTCTCATAAATACCTCTAGAGGGGCAGTTGTCGATACAAATGCCCTAATCAAAGCATTAAAAGAAGGATGGATTGCAGGGGCAGGCTTGGACGTCTTCGAGGAAGAACCCTACTATAACGAGGAGCTTTTCAAGTTGAAGAACGTTGTTTTAGCCCCACACATAGGCAGCGCAACTCATGAAGCACGAGAGGGAATGGCAGAGCTGGTTGCAAAGAACTTAATAGCATTTGCCAAAGGGGAAGTCCCACCGAACCTTGTCAACAAAGATGTTGTAAAAATTAGAAAGCCAGGATTTGAATAA
- a CDS encoding aminotransferase-like domain-containing protein: MDYTKYLAGRANWIKGSALAEVMKKASELQKKGMKLISLAAGDPDPELIPRTALGEIAKEVLEKEPKSVMYTPANGIPELREELARFLKKYDHLEVSPENIVITIGGTGALDLLGRVLIDPGDVVIAENPSYINTLLAFEQLGAKIEGVPVDNDGMRVDLLEEKIKELKAKGQKIKFIYTIPTGQNPMGVTMSMERRKALLEIASKYDLLIIEDAAYNFMRYEGGDIVPLKALDDEGRVIVAGTLSKVLGTGFRIGWIIAEGEILKKVLMQKQPIDFCAPAISQYIALEYLKRGYFEKYHLEGALLGYKEKRDIMLKALEENLPDAEFTRPIAGMFIMLFLPEGADGIAFAGELMEKKGVVVVPGKPFYTDESGRNAIRLNFSRPSKDDIPVGIEKLAELYKEKFRP; encoded by the coding sequence ATGGATTATACCAAATATCTAGCCGGAAGGGCGAATTGGATTAAGGGCTCCGCTTTAGCTGAGGTTATGAAAAAGGCTTCAGAACTTCAAAAGAAAGGAATGAAATTGATTTCCCTCGCGGCTGGAGACCCAGATCCGGAGTTAATCCCAAGGACAGCCCTTGGAGAAATAGCAAAAGAAGTCCTTGAAAAAGAGCCAAAGTCTGTTATGTATACTCCAGCAAATGGAATCCCGGAGCTTAGGGAAGAACTGGCAAGGTTTTTGAAAAAATATGATCATTTGGAAGTTTCTCCAGAAAACATTGTTATTACAATAGGAGGAACCGGAGCGCTGGATCTCCTTGGAAGGGTTTTAATAGACCCTGGAGATGTCGTGATAGCAGAGAACCCCTCTTATATAAACACCTTGCTGGCATTTGAGCAGCTGGGAGCCAAAATTGAGGGAGTCCCAGTTGACAATGACGGTATGAGAGTGGATCTGCTGGAGGAGAAAATAAAGGAGCTTAAAGCTAAAGGGCAGAAAATTAAGTTCATCTATACCATCCCAACCGGTCAGAATCCGATGGGCGTCACCATGAGCATGGAACGCAGAAAAGCCCTGCTTGAAATTGCATCTAAATATGACCTCTTAATAATTGAAGATGCCGCTTATAATTTCATGAGATATGAGGGAGGGGATATAGTACCCCTAAAGGCTCTGGACGATGAGGGAAGAGTCATTGTGGCAGGAACGCTTAGCAAAGTCCTTGGAACTGGATTCAGAATTGGATGGATAATAGCCGAGGGAGAAATCCTCAAAAAGGTTCTTATGCAGAAGCAGCCTATTGACTTCTGTGCCCCAGCTATTTCTCAATACATCGCTCTGGAATACTTAAAGAGGGGCTATTTCGAGAAGTATCACCTGGAAGGGGCACTCCTAGGTTATAAAGAAAAGAGGGACATCATGCTGAAGGCTCTGGAGGAAAACCTGCCGGATGCAGAATTTACAAGGCCAATAGCGGGAATGTTCATTATGCTGTTCTTACCAGAAGGAGCGGACGGAATAGCCTTCGCAGGTGAACTAATGGAGAAGAAGGGAGTAGTGGTAGTCCCAGGAAAGCCGTTCTACACAGATGAAAGTGGAAGAAACGCCATAAGACTTAACTTCTCAAGGCCAAGCAAGGATGACATTCCGGTAGGAATTGAAAAGCTTGCTGAATTGTATAAGGAGAAGTTCCGCCCATAA
- a CDS encoding IS6-like element ISPfu1 family transposase, with the protein MKSETIIYWVVSALKPFRRNKIPPEKKIRGVELYLRGLSYRQTARILKISHVTVWEAVQKLAEAVYKPKILAVKKQRNFIAVDETVIKINGKKRYLWAAIDVESKEVLAVWITTVRNWWVARDFILVVLKSCEGQPVFLVDRASWYKSAFKSLRLGYLHVTFGPRNSVERWFRTLKERTKRFWNNFRGKDWRRVHRFVFLFAFWYNFVRIHSSFGDPPGDVTEWLQEVMPQLS; encoded by the coding sequence ATGAAGTCTGAAACCATTATTTACTGGGTGGTTTCAGCCTTAAAACCCTTTCGTCGCAACAAAATCCCACCAGAAAAGAAAATCAGGGGAGTAGAATTATACCTGCGAGGCCTCAGTTACCGGCAAACCGCCAGAATACTCAAAATCAGTCACGTAACAGTCTGGGAGGCAGTCCAAAAACTCGCAGAAGCAGTTTACAAGCCAAAAATCCTCGCAGTCAAAAAACAGCGAAACTTCATCGCAGTTGACGAAACAGTAATAAAAATCAACGGGAAGAAAAGATACCTCTGGGCTGCAATTGACGTTGAGAGCAAGGAAGTTTTAGCAGTCTGGATTACGACTGTTAGAAACTGGTGGGTTGCCAGGGATTTCATTCTGGTTGTTTTAAAGTCGTGTGAAGGGCAGCCTGTCTTTCTGGTTGACAGGGCGAGCTGGTATAAGTCTGCTTTTAAGAGTTTGAGGTTGGGTTATCTGCATGTGACTTTCGGGCCGAGGAACAGTGTTGAGCGCTGGTTTAGGACGTTGAAGGAGAGGACGAAGCGTTTCTGGAATAATTTCAGGGGTAAAGACTGGAGGAGGGTTCATAGGTTTGTTTTTCTGTTTGCCTTCTGGTATAATTTTGTCAGAATTCATTCTAGTTTTGGTGATCCGCCTGGTGATGTTACTGAATGGCTTCAGGAGGTGATGCCCCAGTTATCCTAA
- a CDS encoding nascent polypeptide-associated complex protein, translating into MKGMNPKQMQKLMKQLGITMEELEGVKEVVIKLENKEIVIKDAAVTVITAMGEKSYQIVGKEEVREVLNISDEDIRLVMEQAGVDYETAKKALEETKGDLAEAILKLQGA; encoded by the coding sequence ATGAAGGGTATGAACCCCAAACAAATGCAGAAGCTCATGAAACAGCTTGGAATTACTATGGAAGAACTTGAGGGAGTTAAAGAAGTTGTAATAAAACTTGAAAACAAAGAAATCGTCATAAAAGACGCCGCAGTAACTGTAATAACCGCCATGGGAGAAAAGAGCTACCAGATAGTGGGCAAAGAAGAAGTCAGAGAAGTCCTTAACATATCCGATGAAGACATAAGGCTCGTTATGGAACAGGCGGGCGTTGACTATGAAACTGCCAAAAAGGCATTAGAGGAAACAAAAGGAGACTTAGCAGAGGCAATACTGAAACTCCAGGGAGCATAA
- a CDS encoding tetratricopeptide repeat protein encodes MDKLKLYIIGFLVAIIAIAAGIIYKWGFWMLVRIVLSLGFLGLTLMLGFFLALTLYAESWKYAGLLVIPTALSAYATYLTITWQKLKVVGGIILLFAFGLVFGIWYISEPDLSLTDRFRSAESLERAGKYKAAARKYEKKGNYLKAAEMYEKLGWMESAAWAYEKAEKYEKAAEIYEQLYEKEKDTYYLKEAHEYWKKAGNMERAAKALERYAEEEPWFWEDVAKLYEELGNEEKAKKAWEKALEYYKGEAQEEGVFWEDVGNIARKLGMEELAREAYQKFLEYCLKEAENDPMWWKHVAEAYEYLGEKDKAEEARKKYEEYRQRIIKSNEETSNFPEEKGSQ; translated from the coding sequence ATGGACAAGCTGAAGCTTTATATCATAGGATTTCTCGTAGCGATTATCGCAATAGCAGCCGGCATAATATACAAATGGGGCTTCTGGATGCTGGTTAGGATAGTGCTGAGCTTAGGATTTTTAGGGTTAACACTGATGCTTGGGTTTTTCCTGGCACTGACGCTTTATGCAGAAAGCTGGAAGTACGCGGGGCTTTTGGTAATCCCAACAGCATTAAGTGCATACGCGACCTATCTGACCATTACTTGGCAGAAACTCAAGGTAGTTGGTGGGATAATACTCCTCTTCGCTTTTGGACTTGTGTTCGGTATATGGTATATAAGTGAGCCCGATTTGAGCTTGACTGACCGCTTTAGGAGTGCTGAAAGCCTTGAAAGAGCCGGAAAATACAAGGCCGCTGCAAGAAAGTACGAAAAGAAAGGAAACTACCTAAAAGCAGCAGAGATGTATGAAAAGCTGGGCTGGATGGAAAGTGCAGCCTGGGCATATGAAAAGGCCGAAAAATACGAAAAGGCTGCTGAAATTTATGAGCAGCTTTACGAGAAGGAAAAGGACACCTACTACCTCAAGGAAGCTCATGAATACTGGAAAAAGGCAGGCAATATGGAGAGAGCTGCAAAAGCGTTGGAGAGGTATGCCGAAGAAGAGCCATGGTTCTGGGAGGATGTTGCAAAGCTTTACGAAGAGTTGGGCAATGAAGAAAAGGCCAAAAAGGCTTGGGAAAAAGCTTTGGAATACTACAAAGGTGAAGCCCAAGAAGAGGGCGTCTTCTGGGAGGATGTTGGCAATATAGCGAGAAAGCTCGGCATGGAGGAGCTTGCGAGAGAAGCTTATCAAAAATTCCTCGAGTACTGCCTAAAAGAGGCTGAGAACGACCCCATGTGGTGGAAGCACGTTGCAGAGGCTTATGAGTACTTAGGAGAAAAAGATAAAGCTGAAGAAGCCAGAAAGAAATACGAGGAATACAGGCAGAGAATAATCAAAAGCAACGAAGAAACTTCAAACTTCCCGGAAGAGAAGGGTTCTCAATGA
- the otg gene encoding methylated-DNA--protein-cysteine methyltransferase — translation MIAVDLFKIRGRKLHIAVIHGEKIHGITFSLDGEEFLQERIKALVEHLQKRGIEVDLREKESGFPQLVYNVLVGEIKNDEALKYLSFEGTTPFEKKVYEALTKKVKRGRVITYGELAKMLKSSPRAVGGAMKRNPYPIVVPCHRVVASNGLGWYTPKIDYKKFLLMLEGVKGWTS, via the coding sequence ATGATCGCTGTTGATTTATTCAAAATACGTGGAAGAAAACTGCATATAGCCGTGATTCACGGGGAGAAAATTCACGGCATAACTTTTTCCCTTGATGGGGAGGAATTTCTTCAGGAAAGGATTAAAGCCTTAGTCGAACATTTGCAAAAGCGGGGCATAGAGGTCGACCTAAGGGAGAAAGAGAGCGGCTTTCCTCAACTGGTTTATAATGTTCTTGTAGGGGAAATCAAAAACGATGAAGCACTGAAGTACCTTAGTTTTGAGGGAACTACTCCCTTTGAGAAGAAAGTTTACGAAGCCCTCACAAAAAAGGTTAAAAGAGGGCGAGTCATAACATACGGTGAGCTTGCTAAAATGCTCAAGAGCTCACCAAGAGCTGTCGGTGGGGCAATGAAAAGAAACCCATATCCTATAGTGGTTCCCTGTCACAGGGTTGTTGCTTCAAATGGGTTAGGGTGGTATACTCCAAAAATAGACTACAAAAAGTTTTTACTCATGCTGGAGGGGGTGAAAGGATGGACAAGCTGA
- a CDS encoding RNA methyltransferase, which produces MELAVILVEVEYPINLGAIARVMKNFGVKKLILVSPKVSPNDKTARKFAVHAVDVLENAILVDSLDEALKMVDLAVGTSGVAGGDYIPERTPITPEEFAKRVFLYDGAVGLVFGRESRGLDNEELKKLDFTVTIPTSEEYPVMNLSHAVAVILYELYKQRRKTEVVEVKEKLRKSTKEERIRLVELWEQFLNVLEYPKDLERRKLSVMMFQRFLGRGFIYAKEIHSMYGPLRKAIERLERCKDDRC; this is translated from the coding sequence ATGGAGCTGGCGGTAATACTCGTTGAGGTCGAGTATCCCATAAACCTCGGGGCGATTGCAAGGGTCATGAAAAACTTTGGAGTGAAGAAGCTTATCTTGGTTAGTCCAAAGGTTAGTCCAAATGACAAAACAGCAAGAAAATTTGCTGTCCATGCCGTGGATGTTCTGGAAAACGCAATACTCGTTGACTCACTTGATGAAGCCCTTAAAATGGTTGATTTGGCAGTAGGGACCAGTGGAGTAGCAGGAGGGGACTATATTCCGGAGAGAACTCCAATAACACCAGAAGAATTCGCAAAGAGGGTTTTTCTTTACGATGGGGCTGTGGGGCTTGTTTTTGGAAGGGAAAGCAGGGGATTGGACAATGAGGAACTCAAGAAGCTCGACTTTACAGTCACAATTCCCACCAGTGAGGAATACCCCGTAATGAACCTGAGCCATGCAGTTGCCGTGATACTGTACGAGCTTTATAAGCAGAGGCGGAAGACTGAAGTTGTGGAAGTAAAAGAGAAGCTCAGAAAGTCGACAAAAGAGGAAAGGATTAGACTGGTTGAGCTGTGGGAGCAGTTCCTGAACGTTTTGGAGTACCCCAAAGATTTAGAAAGAAGAAAGCTTTCTGTGATGATGTTCCAGCGCTTTCTGGGAAGAGGGTTTATATATGCAAAGGAGATACACTCCATGTATGGGCCATTGAGGAAAGCCATTGAACGATTGGAGAGATGCAAAGATGATCGCTGTTGA